ACTCGGTGACGAGCGGGGCCATCATGCGGCAGCTCGCCGAGCTCAACGAGCAAGGACAGACGATCGTCTTGGTGACGCACGAGCACGACATCGCCGAGTACTCGAAGCGGCAGATCCACCTGAAGGACGGTCTCATCGAGCAGGACTTCCTCAAAGAACGGGCGGGGGCGACGGTATGACGAAGTTGATCGGACGGTGCGCTGTTCTCGGCCTCCTCTTCGTCACGGCTAGCGCTTGCGAGAGCGGTGAGGCTGCCGAAGCGGCCTCGAGCGTCGAGACGGTCCAAGTCGTGCGGGCCACTCTCTTGATCAGCGCGGAGGCCACCGGCACGGTGGAGCCGATCCGCGAGGTCGAGGTCAAGTCGAAGGCGTCGGGCGAGATTCTGAGGCTGCACGTCGATATCGGCGACGAGGTACAGCCCGGACAGCTGCTCGCGGACATCGACCCTCGAGACGTGCAGAACCGCTACGATCAGACCGAAGCGGACCTCGAGGTGGCGCAGGTGCGGTTCGACATCGGCGAAGCCCAACTCGAGCGCTCCGATCAGCTGCTCGCGCGGGAGGTCATCACGGC
This portion of the Gemmatimonadota bacterium genome encodes:
- a CDS encoding efflux RND transporter periplasmic adaptor subunit, with the protein product MTKLIGRCAVLGLLFVTASACESGEAAEAASSVETVQVVRATLLISAEATGTVEPIREVEVKSKASGEILRLHVDIGDEVQPGQLLADIDPRDVQNRYDQTEADLEVAQVRFDIGEAQLERSDQLLAREVITAQEHEGARVEYANSRANLVKAQTNFDLAVLQLEDVRITAPMTGTIIQKNVEEGMVIQSASGNVSGGTTLFLM